One part of the Solea solea chromosome 16, fSolSol10.1, whole genome shotgun sequence genome encodes these proteins:
- the LOC131474811 gene encoding protein HEXIM1-like, with product MTEPVDETRHLKTSDCPSGGSSGEALEHLPVSNRAGPVNGDRGRHREHKRQQQQQQRRAESCEDVNTDKLWQMKGGHREVCPAVTAGNELTAQDHQKSSVHDNLTSQGKGGEDTPPQEDTLSQGHVDSDTGLDARLGKKRHRRRTNRKRRNWKPYYKLSWEERKVLEEKETARASRLREEMFAKGLPVAPYNTTQFLMDEHDREEPDLNTETGIRRTSGVGVRMEDTGSEEELFDNEEEDDDDGSGGGSDGIGRPGNAGGEFLQRDFSETYEMYHVESLQNMTKQELVQEYLELEKCMSRLEEENNRLRRAVEPGGVTVESSLVRLRELERELERLRAQNTELLLQNQPNKDRAQVATN from the coding sequence ATGACAGAACCAGTGGACGAGACCCGTCACCTGAAAACTTCAGACTGCCCATCAGGTGGGAGCAGCGGGGAAGCTCTGGAGCATCTCCCAGTCAGCAACCGTGCTGGACCCGTGAACGGCGACAGGGGGCGACATAGAGAGcacaagcggcagcagcagcagcagcagcggcgggcGGAGAGCTGCGAGGATGTCAACACTGACAAGTTATGGCAAATGAAAGGCGGTCACAGGGAGGTGTGCCCTGCCGTAACAGCCGGAAACGAGCTCACAGCCCAGGATCACCAGAAATCGAGTGTTCACGACAATCTCACCTCACAAGGTAAAGGCGGCGAAGACACACCACCGCAGGAGGACACTTTGAGCCAGGGGCACGTCGACTCCGACACTGGCTTGGACGCGCGCCTGGGTAAGAAGAGGCATCGGCGCAGGACCAACAGGAAGAGGCGCAACTGGAAGCCGTACTACAAACTTTCCTGGGAGGAAAGGAAAGTCCtggaggagaaagagacagCCAGGGCTTCCCGGCTGAGAGAGGAGATGTTTGCCAAAGGGCTCCCGGTGGCTCCCTACAACACCACACAGTTCCTGATGGATGAGCACGACCGAGAGGAGCCCGACCTTAACACCGAGACCGGGATCAGACGGACCTCGGGTGTCGGTGTTCGCATGGAGGACACCGGCAGCGAGGAGGAACTCTTCGATaacgaggaggaggatgatgatgatggcagcGGCGGAGGGAGCGACGGCATCGGGAGGCCCGGGAACGCAGGTGGGGAGTTTCTCCAGAGAGACTTTTCCGAGACCTACGAGATGTACCATGTGGAGAGTCTGCAGAATATGACCAAGCAGGAGCTGGTGCAGGAGTACCTGGAGCTGGAGAAGTGCATGTCCCgcctggaggaggagaacaacCGGCTAAGGCGCGCCGTGGAGCCCGGGGGCGTGACCGTGGAGAGCTCCCTTGTCCGGCTCCGAGAGCTGGAGAGGGAACTGGAGAGACTGAGGGCCCAAAACACGGAGCTCCTTCTGCAGAACCAGCCGAACAAGGACAGGGCCCAGGTCGCTACCAACTAA